A portion of the Nicotiana sylvestris unplaced genomic scaffold, ASM39365v2 Un00011, whole genome shotgun sequence genome contains these proteins:
- the LOC138884635 gene encoding uncharacterized protein: protein MVADAFGMHFEFESHESIEQAPNKEEKYFYEQLEVASRPLSEGSVHSQLSVAVRLLSIKSDTNISQAGMDSFIGLMSELVDPTFNISEDFYKAKRLISKLGLSSMRIDCGKDGCMLYYKGDTNLESCKFCEKPHFKWVSSGKKIDVKSIHYLPLIPRLKRLYTSMSSAHHMRWNYENRSHQVLCVILQILKLGSILIERIQIMLVNRGIMLSGWMTAGKLACPYYMKNGKAFTLRHGRKQPWFECHRQLLPVDHEFRRMNNAFKKNTLEHDLSPLILSGEEIWEESIFWELSYWKDNLLRHNLDFMHIKKNYFDNLFNTVMYDKNKTKDNLKARLDLQEYCRRPELHLQSANNDQVFKPKDYQQV from the exons ATGGTTGCAGATGCTTTTGGGATGCACTTCGAGTTTGAATCCCATGAAAGTATTGAACAAGCTCCTAACAAGGaggaaaaatatttttatgaacagttagaggtCGCTAGTCGTCCACTAAGTGAAGGGAGTGTTCACTCTCAATTGTCTGTTGCAGTTAGACTATTAAGTATCAAATCAGATACCAATATTTCTCAAGCGGGAATGGATTCTTTCATTGGCCTTATGAGTGAACTTGTTGACCCAACTTTCAACATATCTGAAGATTTCTATAAGGCTAAAAGATTGATTTCTAAGTTAGGACTCTCGTCTATGAGAATCGATTGTGGTAAAGATGGTTGCATGTTGTATTATAAGGGTGATACAAATTTAGAAAGTTGTAAATTTTGTGAAAAACCTCATTTTAAGTGGGTTTCTAGTGGGAAGAAGATTGATGTGAAGTCGAtacattatttacctcttattcCTAGATTAAAGAGGTTGTACACATCGATGAGTTCCGCTCATCATATGAGATGGAACTATGAAAATAGAAGCCACCAggtgttatgtgtcatccttcagatACTGAAGCTTGGAAGCATTTTGATAGAACGTATCCAGATTATGCTAGTGAACCGAGGAAT aatgttgtctgggtggatgactgctGGAAAGTTAGCATGTCCTTACTACATGAAAAATGGTAAAGCGTTCACTTTAAGACATGGTCGAAAGCAGCCATGGTTTGAGTGTCATCGTCAGTTATTGCCAGTtgatcatgagtttagaaggatgaacaatgcattcaaaaagaataCACTTGAACATGATTTGTCACCTCTAATTTTGTCCGGTGAGGAAATTTGGGAGGAG AGCATATTTTGGGAGTTGtcatattggaaggataatcttctcaGACACAATCTTGATTTCATGCATATTAAGAAGAActattttgacaatttgttcaacacagtgatgTATGATAAGAATAAGACAAAAGATAACCTGAAGGCTAGACTAGACTTACAAGAATATTGTAGGCGACCTGAATTACATTTGCAGTCTGCGAACAATGATCAGGTGTTCAAGCCCAAG GACTATCAACAAGTGTAA